One Nocardioidaceae bacterium SCSIO 66511 genomic window carries:
- the sufB gene encoding Fe-S cluster assembly protein SufB — protein sequence MTTTSNERNAVEEANPELAGLGRYDFGWSDSDTAGAAAQRGLSEDVVRDISAKKDEPDWMLDLRLKGHKLFGRKPLPQWGAGLEDIDFDNIKYFVRSTEKQAQSWEDLPEDIKNTYDKLGIPEAEKQRLVAGVAAQYESEVVYHQIREDLEEQGVIFLDTDTALREHPELFKEYFTTVIPVGDNKFSALNSAVWSGGSFIYVPPGVHVDIPLQAYFRINTENMGQFERTLIIVDEDAYVHYVEGCTAPIYKTDSLHSAVVEIVVKKGGRCRYTTIQNWSNNVYNLVTKRATCEEGATMEWVDGNIGSKVTMKYPAIYLMGEHSRGETLSLAFAGEGQHQDSGAKMVHCAPHTSSSIISKSVARGGGRTSYRGLLQVLEGAEHSASTVKCDALLVDQISRSDTYPYVDVREDDVALGHEATVSKVSDDQLFYLMSRGLDEDEAMAMIVRGFVEPIARELPMEYALELNRLIELQMEGAVG from the coding sequence ATGACGACAACGTCCAACGAGCGCAATGCGGTCGAGGAAGCCAACCCGGAGCTCGCCGGTCTCGGCCGGTACGACTTCGGCTGGTCCGACTCCGACACCGCGGGCGCCGCGGCACAGCGCGGCCTTTCGGAGGACGTCGTACGCGACATCTCCGCGAAGAAGGACGAGCCCGACTGGATGCTCGATCTCCGGCTGAAGGGCCACAAGCTGTTCGGCCGTAAGCCGCTGCCGCAGTGGGGCGCCGGCCTGGAGGACATCGACTTCGACAACATCAAGTACTTCGTCCGCTCGACGGAGAAGCAGGCCCAGTCCTGGGAGGACCTCCCCGAGGACATCAAGAACACCTACGACAAGCTCGGCATCCCCGAGGCCGAGAAGCAGCGTCTCGTCGCTGGTGTCGCCGCGCAGTACGAGTCGGAGGTCGTGTACCACCAGATCCGCGAGGATCTCGAGGAGCAGGGTGTCATCTTCCTCGACACCGACACGGCGCTGCGCGAGCACCCGGAGCTGTTCAAGGAGTACTTCACCACCGTGATCCCGGTCGGTGACAACAAGTTCTCCGCGCTGAACTCCGCGGTCTGGTCCGGCGGATCCTTCATCTACGTGCCGCCCGGCGTGCACGTCGACATCCCGCTGCAGGCGTACTTCCGGATCAACACCGAGAACATGGGCCAGTTCGAGCGCACCCTGATCATCGTCGACGAGGACGCCTACGTCCATTACGTCGAGGGCTGCACCGCGCCGATCTACAAGACCGACTCGCTGCACTCGGCCGTCGTCGAGATCGTCGTGAAGAAGGGCGGCCGCTGCCGCTACACGACGATCCAGAACTGGTCCAACAACGTCTACAACCTCGTCACCAAGCGCGCCACCTGCGAGGAGGGCGCGACGATGGAGTGGGTCGACGGCAACATCGGCTCCAAGGTGACGATGAAGTACCCCGCGATCTACCTGATGGGTGAGCACTCGCGCGGCGAGACGCTGTCGCTCGCGTTCGCCGGCGAGGGCCAGCACCAGGACTCCGGCGCCAAGATGGTGCACTGCGCACCGCACACGTCGAGTTCCATCATCTCCAAGTCGGTCGCGCGCGGCGGCGGTCGTACGTCGTACCGCGGCCTGCTGCAGGTGCTCGAAGGCGCCGAACACTCGGCCAGCACGGTCAAATGTGATGCGCTGCTGGTCGACCAGATCAGCCGGTCGGATACGTATCCGTACGTCGACGTACGCGAGGACGACGTCGCGCTCGGCCACGAGGCAACCGTCTCGAAGGTCAGCGACGACCAGCTGTTCTACCTGATGAGCCGCGGCCTCGATGAAGACGAGGCGATGGCGATGATCGTCCGCGGCTTCGTCGAGCCCATCGCCCGAGAGCTGCCGATGGAGTACGCCCTCGAGCTGAACCGTCTGATCGAGCTGCAAATGGAAGGTGCCGTCGGGTGA
- a CDS encoding transcriptional regulator, which yields MKYTRAAESSQPDDAPTRDRVVKSILESGPSTAADLAERLELTPAAVRRHLDQLLSEGTIEAREPRVTGHRGRGRPPKIFVITDAGRDEFAQQYDDLAVHALRFLADTSGDEAVLEFARRRVGELEERYRPLIEAVPVEDRPRVLADALSADGYAASVRTAPSGDQVCQHHCPVAHVAAEFPQLCDAETEVFSRLLGQHVQRLATIAHGDGVCTTNVPDHDRNPTAAGAVSTAGAPAAATTGSNNPGRTPR from the coding sequence GTGAAATACACGCGTGCCGCCGAGTCGTCGCAGCCCGACGACGCGCCGACGCGTGACCGCGTGGTCAAGAGCATCCTCGAATCCGGCCCGTCGACGGCCGCTGACCTCGCCGAACGCCTGGAGCTCACTCCCGCAGCCGTACGCCGGCATCTCGATCAGTTGCTCTCCGAGGGCACGATCGAGGCGCGGGAGCCGAGGGTCACCGGGCATCGCGGCCGTGGTCGACCGCCGAAGATCTTCGTGATCACCGACGCCGGCCGTGATGAGTTCGCGCAGCAGTACGACGATCTCGCCGTTCACGCGCTGCGGTTCCTCGCGGACACCTCGGGAGACGAGGCGGTTCTCGAGTTCGCGCGGCGCCGGGTCGGCGAGCTGGAGGAGCGCTATCGGCCGCTGATCGAGGCCGTGCCGGTCGAGGATCGACCCCGAGTGCTCGCCGACGCGTTGAGCGCCGACGGGTATGCCGCATCGGTTCGTACTGCACCGAGCGGCGATCAGGTCTGCCAGCACCACTGTCCGGTGGCTCACGTGGCCGCGGAGTTCCCGCAGCTGTGTGACGCCGAGACAGAGGTGTTCTCCCGGCTGCTGGGTCAGCACGTCCAGCGGCTGGCGACCATCGCGCACGGCGACGGCGTGTGCACCACGAATGTTCCCGACCACGACAGGAATCCCACGGCGGCCGGCGCTGTTAGCACTGCGGGCGCACCGGCAGCTGCCACAACAGGTTCGAACAACCCCGGGAGGACTCCCAGATGA